The Saccharothrix violaceirubra genome segment TGGTCGCGTTGCCACACCGCGAAGTCCGGGTAGCCCAGCCGCAGCGGCGGCAGCGCCTCGCCCCGGCCCGCGTACGCCTCGCCCAGGTCGTGCAGCAGCACGGCCAGCGACCACGCGTCGGAGACGATGTGGTGCAGGGTCAGCACCAGCACGTGGTCGTCCTCGGCGAACCGGCCCAGGTCCGCCACGAACAGCGGCCCCCGGTGCAGGTCGAACCCGACCGCGCCGCGTTCGTCCGCGAACCGCTGCGCCCGCGCGTCCCGGTCGTCGGCCGGCAGGTCGACCAGGTTCAGCGTCGCGGCGCCGGTGGGCGCCACGAGCTGGACCGGTTCGCCGCCCGAGTCCGGGAACGTCGTGCGCAACGCCGCGTGCCGCCGCACCAGCAGGTCCAGCGCGGACCGCAGCGCGTCGACGTCGAGCGGGCCGCGCAGCCGGACCGCGATCGGCACGTTGTACACGGCCGTGCCCGGTGCGAACCGGTCGAGGAACCACAGCCGCTGCTGGCCGAACGACAGCGGGTACGGGGTGGGCGTGGACGCGCGGGCACGCAGCCGTTCGGCGAGCAGCGCCCGCTTGCGTGCGGCTGGGTCGGTCATGGGTCAGCTCCCGGACGTGGCGAGGCGGTCGGCGGCGGCGCTCACGTCGCCGCGCAGGTGGCCCGGCACCCGGTCGCCGAAGCGCTGGAGGTAGGCGGCCACGGTCGCGTCGTCGTCGCGCAGGAACGGGAAGTCGGTCGGGACCATGTGCCGGACCGCGAGCAGCGGCACCGGGCTGCGCAGCGGCCGGAACGCCGGGTTCCACAGGCCCGCCTTGTCGGGGGGACCGGGGTGGAACTCGCCGATCATCAGCCCCTGCTGGGTGTAGTCGGGCTTGAGCAGCTCCTGGGTGCGGTCGACCACGGTGTGGTCGGCCAGGTCCGGGAACAGCACCAGGATCGTCTTGAACTGCGCGGCCGGGCCCGCGGTGGGCGCCAGGTCGACGAACCAGTCCCGGTAGTGCAGCAGCAGCTCGGCCAGCTCGTCGGGACCGTGCGGCACACCGGGGTGCACCGAGATCCAGAACAGCCCGCGCTGCAACGAGGTGTCGGTGAACGGGCACACCGCGCCGCGCCGCCCCAGCTCGGGGTGCGGTCCGACGAGGTACTCGCCCGCCCAGTCGAACACCGCGCGCAACGCGGGACCGTAGGCCGCCACCCCGTCGGGCAACGGACCGCGGAAATCGGCCGTCTCCACGAGCGGGTGGGTCGCGCCTGTCGGGTGGAACAGCATCAACTCACCTTCCTTCCGGCTCGGGACCGGTGTGCCAGCCCCGCGAGGACCGCGCCGGTGAGCGCGGCGGTGACACCGCCCAACAGGCGGTCCTGGCGCCGGACCCGGGCCAGTGCCTCGCCGTACGGAGTGGTGGTATGGGAAACCAGGGTGTAGAGCGGGACCCACGCGCGTGGGAACCACCTGTGCAGCAACAGATCGGCCTTGCGCCGGGCCAGGAACAGCGGCGAGCGCACGCGGTCGCGAAGCTCGACGAAGTTGCGTTTGGACAGTTCCGCCAGCACGTCGGTGTGCGGACGGCGGAAGCGCTCGAACGCCGCCAACGCGGCGGGCAGGTCGTCGGGGTGCGCGGCCAGGCAGCGGTCCAGGACCGAGCAGTCCTCGAACGCGGCGTTCATGCCCTGCCCGTAGAACGGGTACACCGCGTGGGCCGCGTCGCCGAGCAGGACCGTGCCGCGCCCGTCGTCGGTGGCCGTGTGCCACGGCGACGCGCGGATCGTGACCAGGCTCGCGGGCGGGTGGTCCAGGAACTGCTCCACCACGTCCGGGATGAGCGCGGGCACGTCCGGGAACCGGTCCGCGAAGAACGCGCGCACCCGCTCGGGCGTGTCCAGACCCGCGAACCCGGCCGGGCCCTCGAACGGCAGGAAGATCGTCGCGGTGAGCGTGCCGTCCGCGTTGGGGTGGGCCACGATCAGCCCGTCGTCGCCCGGCCACACGTGCAGGGCATAGGGGTCGGTACGCGGCTTTCCGCCGTCGTCCAACGGGATGAGCAGCTCCCGGTAGCCCCACTCCAGGTATTCCTGGTGCAGGTCCATCCGCAGCCCGCGGGCGAGCTGCGCGCGCACCGCGGAGAACGCGCCGTCCGCGCCCACGACCAGGTCGGCCGCGTGCTCCTCGCCGGCGATCACCGAGGGGACGGTGCGGTCGACGGCCGTGACCCGGTGCCCCCAGCGGAAGTCGACGCCCAGCCGTTCGGCCTCGTCGATCAGCGCCACGTTGAGGTCGTGCCGCAGCACCGAGTGCAGCACCTGGTCCTCTTCGGTGCCGTAGGGCTGGAAGCGCAGCGTGCCGTCCGGTGCGTGCACGACCCGACCGCGCATCGGCACGGTCGCCGGCTTGAGCCGGTCGAGCAGGCCGACCTCGCGCAACGCCACGATGCCGCGCTGGGACAGGCCGAGGTTGATCGACCGGCCCTCCTCGCGCACGCCCGGCGTGCGCGGGTCGCCCCGCCGTTCGAGCACCCGGACGGCGAAGCCCCGCCGGGCCAGGTACACCGACATCAGCGAGCCGGACAGCCCGGCGCCGACCACGACCGCCGTGCGGCTCACAGGACGTCCTCGCCGTCGGACAGGGTGCCCAGGAGCCGGTCGATCTCGGCGTCGGACAGGTCGTCGAGCTGGTCCAGCAGCGGCACCGGTCCCCGGGCCAGGTGGTCGTCGGCGCCCCGGACCGCGACGCTCAGACCGGCGATCGTGGGCGCGGCGAACAGCGCGGCCAACGGCACCTGCGCGGACAGGGTGGTGCGGACCCGGGCCAGCATCTGGGTCGCGGTCAGCGAGTGTCCGCCCAGCGCGAAGAAGTTGTCGTGCACGCCCAGCGGCACGTCCTCCGGGATGCTCAGCACCGCGCGCCAGATCACGGCCATGCTCGCCTCGGTCTCGTCGCGCGGCTCGACCCGGTCCGCCGACGCGGTGTGCCACGTCGGCTCGGGCAGCGCGGACCGGTCGACCTTGCCGGTGCCCGTGCGCGGGACGGACTCCAGGTCCACCACCGACGCCGGGAGCATGTACTCGGGCAGGTGCGCGGCCAGGTGCTCGCGCACGTCGGCCGGCGCGGCCGGGACGACGTAGGCGACCAGTCGCACGTCGGAGGCGTTCGCCGACCACGCGACCACGACCGCGTCGGCCACGTCCGGGTGCGCCCGGAGCACGGCCTCGACCTCGCCCGGCTCGATCCGGTAGCCGCGGATCTTGAGCTGCCGGTCGGCGCGGCCCAGGAACTCCAACCCGCCGTCCACCCGCCGCCGGACCAGGTCGCCCGTGGCGTACAGGCGCCCGCCGGTGCCGAAGGGGTCGGGCACGAACTTCGCGGCGGTCAGGTCCGGACGCCCGTGGTAGCCGCGGGCCACGCCCGCGCCGCCGATGTGCAGTTCGCCGATCACGCCCGGCGGCACCGGCCGCAGCGCGCGGTCGAGCACGTGCAGCGTCGTGCCCGCGATCGCCGGCCCCAGCCGCACCGGGTGCGGTGCGCGGGCGACCACGCCGACCGCCGAGTACACGGTCGTCTCGGTCGGGCCGTAGCCGTCGATCACCGTCGCGCCGCCGGACTGGAGTTCGTCCGCGAGGTCGCGGGTCATGGCCTCGCCGCCGCTGATCCGCAGCCGCACCCGGTCGGGCACGCCGCCCGCCGCCACGACCATGCGCCAGCTCGCCGGGCCACCCTGTACGACGGTCGCGCCCGACTCGTCGATCCGGGCGCGCAGCAACGCGCCGTCGGCGACCTCGTCCGCGTCGAGCACGGTCAGCGGCACGCCGCGCAGCAGCGGCACGAACATCTCCACGGTCGACACGTCGAACGCGGGCGTGGTGATCGACGCGAGCAGGTCGTCGGACCCGAGGTCGAGGACGTCGTCCATGGCCGACAGCAACGCGCCCAGGCCGCCCTGCGTCACGCGGACGCCCTTGGGCGTGCCGGTCGACCCCGACGTGTAGAGGACATAGGCGAGCATGCCGGGGTGCTGCGGCACGGCCTGGGGCGGCGTGTCCGGAAACTCGTGCACGGCACGGGAATCGACCGTGGTCCACGGGCCGCCGACCGCCACCGAGCCGTCCGTGACCAGCACGGGCGTGCCCGCGTCGGTGGCCATCGAGGTCAACCGGTGCACCGGCCACGACGGGTCCAGCGGCAGGTAACCGGCACCGGCCTTCCACGCGGCCAGCACGCCGACCAGCGTGGCCGCGCCGCGGTCCAGGCACAGCGCCACGGGCTCGTCGGGCCGGGCGCCCGCCGCGAGCAGGGCGTGCGCCAGCCGGTTCGCGGCCCGGTCCAGCTCGCCGCAGGTCAGTTCGCCCGCGAGGGCGACCGCGTCCGGGTGGGCGGCCACCGCGTCGAGCACCAGTCCGGCGGCGGTGTCCGAAGTGGACCGGACGAGGGGGAGTTCGGCGACCGGGGTGTCCGCGTCGGCGTCGAGCACGGCCGTGAAAGCGTCGTGCAGGGCCACGACCGAGGCCCGGTCGAACAGCTCGGCGTCGTACTGCCAGCGCGCGAACCAGTCCTCGCCCGCGCGTTCCACGGTCAGCGACAGGTCGAACTTGGCGCCGCCGTTGTGCACGGGCTCGGGGCCGAACCGCACGTCGCCCGCGGTCCGGACGCCGGGGACCGGCTCGACCGCGAACAGCACCTGCACCAACGGCGAGTGCGCGAGCGAGCGCGGCACGTCGGCGAGTTCCACGATCCGCTCGAACGGCAGGTCCTGGTGCGCCACCGCGGCCACGGTCTCGCGCTCGGCCGCCGTGACCGCGTCGCGCACGGTCGTGTCCTCGTCGAAGGTCGCGCGCAGCGGCACCGTGTTGGCCACGAACCCGACCAGGCCCTCGGTCTCCGGCCTGGTCCGCGCGGCGACCGGCGTGGCCACCAGGAGGTCGGCCTGCCCGGTCACCCGGTGCAGCACGCAGCCGAACAGGGCGAGCAGCCGTGCGAACGAGCCGTCGCCGACCCGGATCCGGGCCCGCAACTCGGCGCCCCGACCCGTCGGCCGCTCGGGGCGCGGGCGGTCGGTGGGCAGCGCGAGCACGGTCGGCACGTCGCGCAGCCGTTCGCGCCAGTACCCGTCGTCGAAGCTCTGTTCCTGTTGCCACAGCGCGTAATCCGGGTAGCCGATGGGCGGCTCGGGCAGGTCCTCGCCCGCGTACCGGCGGGCCAGCTCGTCGAACAGCACCGCGCACGACCAGCCGTCGGCGATTGCGTGGTGCAGTACGAGCACCAGCACGTGCCGGTCCGCCGTGAGTCGCAGCAGCACCGCCCGGAACAGCGGCCCGGTCTCCAGGTCGAACGCGACCCGGACCTGGTCGCGCACCCGCGCCGCGACCTCGGTGGCGGCCACGTCGACGACCGGCAGCTCCACCGGGACGGTCGACGCCACGACCTGCTCGGGCACGCCGTCGGGCGCGACCAGCGTGGTGCGCAACGCCTCGTGCCGGTCCACGACGTCGGCGAGCGCGGACCGCAGCCGGTCGACGTCGAGCGGACCGTCGACCGCGACCCGCCAGCCGATGTTGTACACCGGGCTGCCCGGCAGCAGCTGGTCGAGCAGCCACAGCCGGCGCTGCCCCGACGACGCCGGGAATCTGAACACCTCGGGCACGCTCACCGTGCTCCCTCCTCGAAGTGGCGCCACCCGCGCCGGTCGACCGCGACGACCCGGAACTCGGCGGTGTGCCGGTTGCCCGCGGCGTCGGTCAGCCACAGGTGGTCCGGGTCGGGCAACATCTCGCCCACGGTCATGGGCGCGTCCGGCCGTTCCCGGTCGAGCGCGCGCACGGCGTGCGCGAACAGCTCCACCGAGGGCGGGCTCGCCAAGTCGACGTAGAACGGCTTGTGCTCCACCGGGCTCTTCACGAACACGTAGCGCGGCATGGCGTTGGCGATGCGCCACGCCTGCGCGTCCAGGAACCGGGTGGGCTCGTCCGGGCCGAACGCGAACCGCGCGTCGGCGGACTTGAGCCGCCACGTCTCGCGGGCCACCACGAGCCGGTCCAGGGACACGCGCGGGGTGTGCGCACCGGCGGGCAACAGGCGGAAGTGCTGCACGAGCTGGGCCATGATCTGCTCGTTGAGCAGCTCGACCAGGTCGTGGTCCACGCGGCCGGACCGGTCGCGCACGACGAGCCGGCCGCCGTCCTCGACGATGACGCACTCGCCGACCGGCACCGCGCCCAGCAGGTCCGGCCCGCACGCGTCGTGGCCGAACGCGATCCGCAGGTCCCGGGGCAGGACCAGGGCGTCGGCCAGGCGTTGCGGCGTGCCGCCCTCCTCGCGGGTGGTCGACAGCACGACCCGGGGTCCGCCCAGGTCTGCCGCCATGGAGTCGCGCAGTTGCACCGGGTCCGGGTGCTGCGACACGAACAGCGCCGCCCGCATGGTGTTGACGCCGGGGTGCACCTCGCCGAGCACCCAGTGGTAGTCCCCGGCGCGGACGGCGGCGGCGTCCTTCGCCGCGATCAACACGTCCGGGCTGTGCTGCACGGCGCCGCGCCAGCCCGGCCGGGCGGTCGCGAACGCCTTGCGCACCGCGTCCCGCACCTGGTCGACCTCGTAGTGGACACGGCTCTCGTCCGGGTCGTGCGCACCCAACGCGTCCGCCCACTTGCGTTGAAGGGCGGTGACAAGCCGGGCGATGAGCCGTTCGTCGAGCCGGAAGATGGTGTCGTTGGCCCACAGCCAGAAGTCGGCGAGCCGCACGGTCGGATCTCCGGTCGCCTCGACCCGGCGGCGGTAGACCTCGCGCAACGCCTTCCCGTACAGCGCCGCACCGGCGGCGGTGAACCAGCGCGCGGCCTCCAGCACCAGGTCCAGGCCGGGCGAGAGGGTGTCCAGCAGCGCGGGGGAGAGGGTGACGTCCAGGTCGCGGCGGCACTCCTCGTGCACCACGGTCCGCCCGGCGTAGAACAGGCCGGGCCGGCGGACGGCGGCCGTGCCGGTGATGGCGGTGAACTTCTCCTGGAGCGCGCCGATCGCGTGGACCAGGCGGTCCGGGTCGCCCACCGCGTCGGCCACCTCGCCCCGGCCGCGCTCGACCTCGTCGAGGGTCGCGGCGATCCGGTCGCGGACGGCCGGGTCGTCGATCCGCTCGACCTGGCGGCGCAGTTCGCGCTCGGGCACCAGCGCGCTCGGCGCGACCTCGAACGTCCACGCGATCCGCCGGGCCTTGCGCAGTCGGTCGAGCACCCCGAACACATCGTCCACATCGGACAGCCCGGCCGCGATGTCGACCGCCCGCCGGTGCCCGTCGCACGCGGCCAGCACGCGGGCCTCGGCGTCGTCCAGCACGACCGGCGCGGTCATCGGCACGTGCAGGACGTTGCCCACGACGTCCACGAACGGCATCCGGCGCGGCGCGGCCCACGGCCGGACCTCGTCGGTGGTCAGCACTTCGGCCAACTCCTGGACGGCCCAGTTCTCCAGGTACACGGTGCGCCGGTCGACCAGGCCGGCGCCGGGCACCGAGGTGAGCGCGGCCGGCGCGTCGTCCCGCACGTAGGCCCAGCCGACCGGGCCGAAGAAGCCGATGGTGTCGTTCTTCGCGCAGTACCGCTGGAGGTAGGCCACGACGGTGTGCTCCCACCGCCGGTAGTCGACGTTGCGCGCGGCGGCGGGGGAGGCGGCGCGCAGGGCGTCGACCGCGGTGACCAGCGCGCGCGGGTTCTGCCAGGCCACGGCCTCGCGGAACCGGGCGTCGCCGGCCACGCCGCGCAGGATCCCGGCGACCTCGACGCGGGCGTGCTCGAACCGCCCGGCGTAGTCGGCCTCGGCTTCGGCGACCCGCTCGGCCGCCCGCGCCGCGAGCGTCAACGCCGCCACCGCGTCGGCCGGACCGGCGACGAGTCCGCGGGCCTCGGCGAACCGGCCCTTGCGCACCAGGCGGCCGACCCGCCGGAGGGTGGCACGCTCGTCACCGCTCGCCGCGTCCTCCACGGCGCGCAACGCCCGGAACGCCGCCCACCGTGCTTCGCCGAGGGCTTCCCGTGCCGCGTGCACGTCGTCGGCGGCACGTGCGGCGGCGGGACTGCCCAACGCCACCAACGGCTCGATCCCGAACCCGGTACCCCGCAGCTCGACCCACCGCCACACCGCCCAGTCGCCGCCGGACGAGACGAGGTGGTCGGGCAGCCGGCCGACCATGTCCCGGTTGTGCCCGGTCGGGTCGGTGTGCCCGATCTGTGCCGCAGACCGTGTGTCGGAGCGGGCAGGGGACTGACCGGCGTCCGGGGCCGTGCGGCCCGGTGATGCCACTTCGGTGCTCGCGGTGGCAGTCGGCGGGATGCGGGTCGGAACCGGATCGCCCGCGCGCGCACCGGTCGCGGTGCCCGCCGCCGTCGGGTTCGGTGCCGTCACGCCGGTCTTGTCGGCGGCGGTCGGAAGCAGGTCGTCCGCGTTCAGGTCGATCACCCCCGCTCCGGCTTTCTTGTCGGTGGGTGCCGAATCGTCGGCAGTGCGGCTGGTCGGTGTCGTCGCGGGACCGGCTTCGGTCCTTTCGGCGACGGCCTGGGTCGGCGCCGCGCCGCCCGCGGACCCGAAGGCCGTGGCGGGCACCGGCGGGCGGGTGTGCGCGGTCGCCGGGCGGGTCTGGGCGGTGCCGCCGGGGCGGGTGTCGGCCGGTGCGCGCGTCGGCACGCGGTAGGACGAGCGGTCGCGGCGGGTGATCGGCGGGGTGGTCGTCGTGCCCGCGCGGTCGACCGCCTCGGCGCACGCGGCCAACGTGCGGGCCCGGTGCAGCTCGGCGATCGGCACCTCGACGCCGAACTCCTCGCGGACCCGGAACGCCAGCCGCACGGCCAGCAGCGAGTTGCCGCCGACGGCGAAGAAGTCGTCTTCCGCGTGCACCCGCCCGACGCCGAGCAGCATGCGCCACAACCCGGCCAGCCGGGTCTGCGTACCGGGCGCGGGCGCGGTGCCGGTCCGGACGTCCGTGCCACCGGCCGCCGGCAGCGCCGCGCGGTCGACCTTGCCGCTGCTGTTGAGCGGCAACGCGTCCAGCACCACGTACCGGGCCGGGCACAGGTAGGCGGGCAGGTGGTCGGCGGCGTGCTCGCGCAGCCCGTCCGCCGACCCGACCACGTACGCCACGAGGTGGCGCGTGTCGTCGTCGCCCGCCGGCACCACCGCGACCGCCGACACGCCCGCGTGCCGCCGCAGCACGGCCTCGACCTCGGCGGGTTCGACCAGGAACCCGCGCACCTTCACCTGCCGGTCGACCCGGCCGAGGAACTCCAGCACGCCGTCGGGCCGCCACCGCGCGCGGTCGCCCGTGCGGTACAGCCGCCGCCCGGCCGCGCCGAACGGGTCGGGTACGAACTTGGCCGCGGTCAGCGCGGGTTCGCCCTGGTAGCCCCGGGCCAGTCCGGCGCCGCCCGTGTACAGCTCGCCCGGCACGCCGACCGGCGCCGGGCGCATGTCGTCGTCGAGCACGTACGCCGTGGTCCGCTGGATCGGCGTGCCGATCGGCACGGTCGCGCCGACCTCGTCGGGCGAGGTCATCACGTGGCACGTGGTGAACGTGGTGTTCTCGGTCGGCCCGTAGCCGTTGACCACGGGCTTCCCGTCCCGTGCCGCCAACGCGGCCCGCACGGCGTCCGGCGCCAGCACGTCGCCGCCCGCCAGCAGGTGGTCGACGGACGTGAGCAGCGCCGGGTCGAGCTGGTGGAACAGCCCGGCGGTCAGCCACAGCACGGACACGTCGTGCTCGCGCAGCAGCGGGCCCAGCACGGCCGGGTCGGGCGGCCCCTCGGGCGCGGGCACCACGCGACCGCCGGTCAGCAGCGCGCCCCACACCTCCAGCGTGGTCAGGTCGAACGCGGTCGCGGACAGGTGCAGGAACGTCCGCCCCGGACCGAACGTCGCGAAGCTCGGGTCGCTCACCAGCCGCACCACGCCCCGGTGCGGCACGGCGACGCCCTTGGGCCGGCCGGTCGACCCCGACGTGTGGTTGACGTAGGCCAGGCCGTCCGGGTGCACGCGCACGTCCGGCGCGGTGTCCGGCAGTCGGTCGTCCACTTCGGACAGTAGGACGACGGTCGCGGGCAGGTCGAGCGGCCGGTCCGCCACCACGAGCGACGCGCCCGCCGCCCGCAACGCCGCCGCGTCGCGGGCCGCCGGGTTGCCCGGGTGCAGCGGCAGGTACGCGGCGCCCGCCTTGAGCACGGCGAGCAGCGTGACGACCAGGTCCGCGCCGCGCGGCAGGGCGACGCCCACCGGCCGGTCGGGACGGGCGCCGCGGGCCACCAGCAGGTGTGCCAGGCGGTTCGCGCGCCGGTCGAGTTCCGCGTAGGAGAGCCAGCCCGACGGCGTGAGCACCGCGTCCGCGTCGGGCCGCAGGCGGACCTGCTCGGCGAACAGGTCCGGGATCGTGGCGTCCGCCGGGTACGGCACGGCGGTGTCGTTCCACCCGGCCAGGTCCAGGCCGCGGGGTTCGCCGACCGCGCGCACGGGCCGGTCGGGGTCCCGTGCCAGACCGGTGAGCAGGTCGCGCACGTGCCCGAGCAGCACGTCCGGCGCCCAGTCCGGGAACCGCGCCGCGTCGTGGATCAGCCGCAGGCTCAACCGGGGTTCGGCGAACGCGTAGAGCGTCACCGCGTAGCCGGGCGTGCGCAGGATCTCGACGTGCCGGTCGGAGGGCGTGGTCGCCCGGTCCGCGAGCACGGTGTTGATCTCGCGGTGTTCGAACAGCACGAGGCTGCGCACCCGCCCGGCCTCGGGCACCGGGCCGAGCTGGTGGTCGCGGGCGGCGACGGACCGTGCCCGCACGGCACCCAGCCAGGTGCGGACGGAGGCGTCCCGGTCGACCGGCAGGCGCAGCGGCGTCGTGGCGATGAGCAGGCCGATCATGTCCGCCGCGCCCTCGACCGTGCCGTGCCGGGCCGCGCGGGTCACCGCGAACGCGGACTCGTCGTCGCCGGAGTGCGCGGCCAGCAGCAGGCTCCACGCGGCGAGCACGACCGTGTTGACGGTGACGCCGGTGGTCGCGGCGAGCGCACGCACCGACGTGGTTTCCTCGTCGGACAGCTCCAACGCGGCCGTGGCCATGCGGACCGGGCCGGACGCGGCGTGCTCCAACGGCAGCGGGCCGGTGTCGGGCAGGTCGGCGAGTTCCGTGCGCCAGAACCGTTCGTCGGCCTCGGTCGGGCGTGCCGCGTGCCACCGGGCGTAGTCGGCGAAGTCGGGGCGGTCCGGGAGGACCGCCGCCGGGCCGCCCAGCCGGGCCGCGTAGTCGTCGTCGATCTCGGCCAGCAGCATCGCCAGCGACCGGCCGTCGAGGATCGCGTGGTGGAACGTCACCACGACGACGCCGCCGGGCAGCGCGACGACCCGCAGTGCCGGACCGGACACCGGGTCGACGCCGCGTCGCCGGTCCTCGCGCAGGAACGCGGCCACGTCGGAGACCGTGTCGTCGTTGCCGACCGGCACGTCCGCCGCCGGGGTCAGGACCTGGTCGGCGCCGCCGTCCGGGCGCCACCGCAGCCGCGTGCGCAGCACCGGGTGCCGGTCGACCGCCGCGCGCCACGCCGCGAGGTAGGCGTCCCGGTCGTACTCCGCCGACCACCGCAGGACGCACTGGACGACATCCGTCCCGGCCTCCGGATCGCGCAGTCCGGCGGCCACCATGCCACTTTGCAGCGGCAGGGCCGGAACGCTTCCCGGTTCCGCGTGCACGACAGACCTCCCCGATTGTTGCGAGCATGCGCCGGTAGGCCGCGAAACAATTCACGGCCGGTTCACGGCAGGACGTCGACGCCCGGAAGATCGGGCGGGAAATAGATCGGCGGACTCAGCCGCCGTGGGCGCGCAGGTGTTCGCGGACGCTGCGCGGACGCGCGTCGGTCCACACGCGACCGATGTGCTCCAGGCACTCTTCCCTGGTACCGCGCGTGCCTTCGGCCCGCCAGCCCAGGGGGAGATCGCGGTCGGCGAACCAGACCGAGTACTGCTCCTCGTCGTTCAAGACGACCAGAAATTCCGGTGAATCCACCATGCTTCGGAGTCCTTCGCGGATCGCGGCGTATTGCCTGCGGGGCACGCTACGCGGCGGATGTCCGTTTTCGGAATCCACTGAACGGGGCAAGGGCGATATCGTTGTCGATGGCGGTCCATCCGGTCCGCTAATGGCTCGGCCGCGCACCGGCGGTGCGCGGCCGTCTGTTTCGACAAAGCTTATGGGTCTCGATAGGAATTCCGGATGGCGGGCTCAGTCCCGCAGTGAGCCGAGCAGGCGCCAGGTCCGTTCCTGGTCCCCGGGCCCGCCCAGGTTCGTGTTCGCCGCGACGACCTCGGTCGCGCCGGCCTCGAAGTAGCGGCGCACCTGGTCGGCGACGGTCTTCTCGTCGCCGATGACCGCCAGGTCCGCCGCGCGCTCGACGGCACCGAGTCCGAGCACCCGCTGGTAGGACGGGACGGTCTCGTAGAGCGCGAGGTCGGCGGCGGCACGTTCGCGCGCGCCCTCGACGTCGTCGGTCACCACGATCGGGACGAGCGCGATGACCCGTCGATCGGCGCCGCCCGAACCCGCGCGCAGGTCCGCGACGATCGTCTCCAGGGCCTTCGGGTTCGCGAGGTAGGGCTGGATGCCGTCGGACAGTTCGCCCGCCACCCGCACGGCCTTCGGTCCCATCACGGCCACGACCACCGACGGCGGCTCGGCGCCCGGCAAGGCCGCCGGGAAGGGCGTGCGCGCGACGACCGTCTCGCCCGCGAAGTCGACCGTGCCGGTCTTGAACAGCGTGTCGAACACCGTGAGGTACTCGCGCAGCCTCAACGCGGGACGTTCGTGCTTCACGCCGAACACGGGCTCGACGAAGTCCTTGGCGCCTAACGCGATGCCGAAGGTGAACCTGTTGTGCGTGGCGGCCTGCGCGGTCTGCGCCGCGGCGGCCAGCGGGAGCGGGTGGCGGCCGTAGATCGGGACCGCGCTGGTGCCCAGCCGCAGCTCCGGCACCCGCGTGCCGACGACGGCGGCGAGGGCGATGGCGTCGTAGTGGAAGATCTGGGCGAACCAGCCGGACTCGAGGCCGGCGTCCGCCGCCAGGCGGGCCTGCGCCACGACGTCGTCGACGTAGTTCGTGCTGTCGGGTCCCGCACCGAGGACCGTGCCGATGGTCATGATCGCGGTAACCGGCCGGTGACGGACCGCATTCCCCGTTCCGGGATGCGGGATGCGGACCGGTGCGCGGTCGTGGTCTGGTGGGGGACGACTTCGCGGAAAGGACTCGTGTCATGACCAGAGCTGTCGTGCTGTCCGGATACGGCGGCCCCGAGGTGCTCGTCGAGGCCGACGTGCCGACCCCGTCCCCCGGTCCGGGGCAGGTGCTGATCGCGGTGCGCGCGATCGGTCTGAACCCCTTCGACGTCAAGGTGCGCTCGGGGGCGTTCCGCGACGTCATGCCCCTCGACCTGCCCGCCGTGCTCGGCCTGGAGGCGGCGGGCGTCGTCGTCGAGTCCACAGTGGACGATTTCGCCGTCGGCGACGAGGTGTTCGGCCTGGTGGACGGCGGCGCCTACGCCGAACGTGCACTGGCCACCGCCGTGGCGCGCAAACCCGTCGGGCTGGACTGGAGCCTGGCCGCCGCGCTGCCGGTCGCCGTGGAGGTCACGGGCCGCGTGCTGCGTGCGCTGGACGTGGCGCAGGGGGAGACCGTGCTGGTCAACGGCGCGGCGGGCGCGGTCGGCACGATCGCGGTGCAGATGTCGGTTGCCCGAGGCGCGCGGGTCGTCGGCACCGCGGGCGACGCGAACCAGGACCACCTCCGGTCG includes the following:
- a CDS encoding TIGR03564 family F420-dependent LLM class oxidoreductase, which encodes MTIGTVLGAGPDSTNYVDDVVAQARLAADAGLESGWFAQIFHYDAIALAAVVGTRVPELRLGTSAVPIYGRHPLPLAAAAQTAQAATHNRFTFGIALGAKDFVEPVFGVKHERPALRLREYLTVFDTLFKTGTVDFAGETVVARTPFPAALPGAEPPSVVVAVMGPKAVRVAGELSDGIQPYLANPKALETIVADLRAGSGGADRRVIALVPIVVTDDVEGARERAAADLALYETVPSYQRVLGLGAVERAADLAVIGDEKTVADQVRRYFEAGATEVVAANTNLGGPGDQERTWRLLGSLRD
- a CDS encoding NADP-dependent oxidoreductase, translating into MTRAVVLSGYGGPEVLVEADVPTPSPGPGQVLIAVRAIGLNPFDVKVRSGAFRDVMPLDLPAVLGLEAAGVVVESTVDDFAVGDEVFGLVDGGAYAERALATAVARKPVGLDWSLAAALPVAVEVTGRVLRALDVAQGETVLVNGAAGAVGTIAVQMSVARGARVVGTAGDANQDHLRSLGATPVRYGAGLVDRVREISPGGVDAVFDVAGRGALPDSIALAGGPDRVVTIADPEAERHGVRFSGGAEPDPGEFAAVAEAVAAGRFTVTIDRTFPLSEAAAAHAWLEAGHTRGKSILLP